One part of the Thiothrix nivea DSM 5205 genome encodes these proteins:
- a CDS encoding ABC transporter ATP-binding protein, producing the protein MDVLISIRNLVNQFGKQRIHDGLELDIFRGEVLGIVGGSGSGKSVLLRTILGLNAPTSGEIHFSGKELTAMPDAEFACLKRRWGVMFQKGALFSSLTVADNIQFPLREFSSLRAEECRELMYVRLEMVGLERDVADKYPAQLSGGMVKRVALARALALDPVVLFLDEPTSGLDPVSAEEFDQLIAALHRNLGLTVVMVTHDLDSLFSTCDRIAMLADKKIIVGGLRELLANPHPVIQSYFGGGRAQALLRGS; encoded by the coding sequence ATGGATGTGCTCATCAGTATCCGCAACTTGGTCAACCAGTTTGGCAAGCAGCGTATCCATGACGGGTTGGAACTGGATATTTTTCGCGGCGAAGTGCTGGGCATTGTGGGTGGGTCTGGTTCCGGCAAATCGGTGTTGTTGCGCACCATCCTGGGGCTGAACGCGCCAACCAGCGGAGAAATCCATTTCAGCGGCAAGGAACTCACCGCCATGCCGGATGCCGAGTTTGCCTGCCTGAAACGCCGCTGGGGCGTCATGTTCCAGAAGGGGGCGCTGTTTTCATCCCTGACGGTGGCTGACAATATCCAGTTCCCTCTGCGTGAGTTTTCCAGCCTGAGGGCAGAGGAATGCCGGGAATTGATGTACGTGCGTCTGGAAATGGTGGGTTTGGAACGTGATGTGGCTGATAAATACCCGGCGCAACTGTCCGGTGGCATGGTCAAGCGCGTGGCTTTGGCCAGGGCATTGGCGCTCGACCCGGTGGTACTGTTTCTGGATGAGCCAACCTCTGGCCTAGACCCGGTGTCGGCGGAAGAGTTCGACCAGCTGATCGCGGCCTTGCACCGTAACCTGGGTCTGACCGTTGTCATGGTCACGCATGACCTGGATAGTTTATTCTCGACCTGTGACCGCATCGCCATGCTGGCGGACAAGAAAATCATCGTGGGCGGGCTGCGCGAACTGCTGGCAAACCCGCATCCGGTGATCCAGTCCTATTTTGGTGGTGGCCGCGCGCAAGCCTTGTTAAGGGGGAGTTGA
- a CDS encoding MlaE family ABC transporter permease — protein MIKLEQQQQEDTLYLGLRGDWVFDQLEAIHAQLAAINPGAASIVVEARDAGRVDVTAAWLVYQQANVWRAQGKDVLLEDFPQEYLDYFAQAAAGREPLPGIRQRALSIVARPVRLLGQRGLHLAGLWRSGITFFGHSLEALLASLFAPRVFRFRPVLHHIFVTGVSAMPIVALIACLISIVMTYQGGGQLRDLGAEIYTVDMVVISVLRELGVLLTAIMVAGRSGSAFAAEIGLMKTNQEVDALRVMGSDPFLILVVPRLVALVIALPLLTVLADIVALAAAALISSVILDISFTQFYTRVATNIEFQTFAAGVIKAPFFAVVIALIGCWQGMRVSGSSESLGKHTTQAVVDAIFLVLLLDALFSVLFYRLGF, from the coding sequence ATGATCAAACTGGAACAGCAGCAGCAGGAAGATACCCTGTATCTCGGGCTACGGGGTGATTGGGTGTTTGACCAGTTGGAGGCTATCCATGCGCAACTGGCCGCTATTAACCCAGGCGCTGCCAGCATCGTTGTTGAGGCCAGGGATGCCGGGCGCGTAGATGTGACGGCTGCATGGCTGGTCTACCAGCAGGCCAATGTCTGGCGTGCGCAGGGCAAAGACGTGTTGCTGGAAGATTTTCCCCAGGAATATCTGGATTATTTCGCCCAGGCAGCGGCAGGCAGGGAACCATTGCCCGGTATCCGTCAACGCGCACTGTCTATTGTTGCCAGGCCGGTGCGCCTGCTGGGGCAGAGGGGTCTGCATTTGGCGGGGCTGTGGCGTTCCGGCATCACGTTTTTCGGCCATAGCCTGGAAGCATTGCTGGCCAGCTTGTTTGCCCCGCGTGTGTTCCGGTTCCGTCCCGTATTGCACCATATCTTTGTCACGGGTGTCAGTGCCATGCCCATTGTGGCTTTGATTGCCTGCCTGATCAGTATCGTCATGACCTATCAGGGGGGTGGCCAGTTACGCGATCTGGGGGCGGAAATTTATACGGTGGATATGGTAGTGATTTCCGTGCTGCGCGAACTGGGCGTGTTGCTGACGGCGATCATGGTGGCGGGGCGTTCCGGCAGTGCTTTCGCGGCGGAAATCGGCCTGATGAAAACCAATCAGGAGGTGGATGCGCTGCGGGTGATGGGCAGTGACCCGTTCCTGATCCTAGTGGTTCCCCGCTTGGTTGCGCTGGTCATTGCCTTGCCGTTACTGACTGTTCTGGCTGATATTGTTGCGCTGGCGGCGGCGGCGTTGATTTCTTCCGTTATTCTGGATATTTCCTTCACGCAGTTCTACACCCGGGTGGCGACCAATATCGAATTCCAGACTTTTGCCGCCGGGGTGATAAAGGCACCGTTTTTCGCCGTGGTCATCGCGCTGATCGGTTGCTGGCAGGGGATGCGGGTCAGTGGCTCCTCCGAAAGCCTGGGCAAGCACACGACGCAAGCGGTGGTCGATGCCATTTTTCTGGTGTTGCTGCTGGATGCGCTGTTTTCCGTGTTGTTCTACCGGTTGGGGTTTTAG
- a CDS encoding putative Ig domain-containing protein: protein MKWKWLWKQTLLLCGLYAVTPLWAADMLTQEQKVAAILPVIFELLLTEEGTGGGQVNHPPVIGGSPSTQVKINTPYTFTPVVTDADGDGLTFSIANRPSWAVFNSATGTLSGTPNVLGATGNITITVSDGKGGTGRLDFAIEIVPPIPLMRDTDLDGKIDVIDTDDDNDNVSDNEDYRPLDSTISVAPVYSGVVNSSAQTYVRQDNLTTNYSGKSFIQLRSINGSYATAGLLYFTIPATLDGKRVDRITEAKLTVQSDTEKNSVNVYATTDAAFPDAASATWSNTMHLFGSTLYGNIPLTAGAVGSAVLSQPISAGDIRFMLDETGNDARNDLFKGSAYNYLDLKFKEVDPEIVNLTQVADSRATQSGGQLVYQVSLTQAPTDNVYVPVMLGSTATATLTTSEVLTFTPDNWSTAQTVVIAGKDDLTNLGSKDNQLLVYPLHSNDSYYNGNNPVDHDFTVYAVLTDENAAAGSSGAAKSGQAFRASAGYSNPNKTASFALVGAPVGMSINEKTGVISWQPDISEVGSYDFSITARENGTLVYNKLVNLPVEQLAANPTDGFYVVPNGTPADANAAQGSIANPYTSIETALAAAALNPVKRKVYVRGGRYPETAVTVDNVRGQEGNEITLTRLPGERVKFEFSGLSAFAIGGDADYVVFDGFEVDGKSINDHWDMLANHWWDPLGDRTIGGGQAFNVDGQHITIKNNVIHDTYQKGVNIYKGRYVNVQGNVVYNIGHSSLSGGHGIMRKWERNFSVNPTADNPASAVIGPDVYSDTYPYRFDITGNLLLAVEQRIYSRVFNKGYANLTIDEGKPMAFDETQDTDPKSRVSNNLVLYGGIDHIRLKQNPNMEVYNNSVLPDLTRTDIALDGITDKTKLKNLKFYGNLVASNDMAIDVGDSFGTVDGDELPIAQRQYANYIAGGGTFNAGLGAGITDKGGTDASPLFADVANNDFRSVVVDSGGAPTGVGETYLTHLMTLANEYGIELKPGGWVHDHLANADTLVANIPADVFDRSAYYIGPSSVEEGHQALFIKFVDTDGKWLYTKREEEGVAWGALANPDLANDSIYNLDAVDIQKCDVCTGAYVFQLVLPHEWFDAHGNAGNTAFSITNSDGTTSQVIYLDPTNADHQIIMDYSAEGKVRSY from the coding sequence ATGAAGTGGAAGTGGTTGTGGAAACAGACGTTGTTGTTATGTGGCCTATATGCCGTGACGCCCCTGTGGGCGGCTGATATGCTGACCCAGGAACAGAAGGTGGCGGCTATCCTGCCAGTCATTTTTGAGCTCTTGCTGACGGAAGAGGGTACTGGTGGGGGGCAAGTTAACCATCCACCGGTTATTGGCGGCAGCCCTTCCACCCAAGTAAAAATCAACACGCCTTACACGTTTACGCCGGTTGTCACGGATGCAGATGGTGACGGGTTAACCTTCAGTATCGCCAATCGTCCCTCGTGGGCGGTCTTTAATTCCGCAACTGGCACACTCAGCGGTACGCCAAATGTGTTGGGAGCGACTGGCAACATCACCATCACTGTCAGTGATGGCAAGGGAGGAACAGGCCGCCTTGATTTTGCCATTGAGATTGTGCCGCCTATCCCGTTGATGCGCGACACGGATCTCGACGGGAAAATTGATGTCATAGACACGGATGATGACAATGATAACGTGTCTGACAACGAAGATTACCGGCCACTGGATAGTACCATTTCTGTTGCGCCGGTCTATTCCGGAGTGGTGAATTCTTCCGCGCAGACCTATGTCCGTCAGGACAATTTGACTACCAATTACAGCGGCAAAAGCTTTATTCAGTTACGCAGTATCAATGGAAGCTATGCGACTGCCGGTTTGCTGTATTTCACTATTCCCGCCACGCTGGATGGCAAGCGGGTTGACCGGATTACTGAGGCGAAACTGACTGTCCAATCCGATACCGAAAAGAATAGCGTCAACGTATACGCCACGACGGATGCCGCATTTCCGGATGCTGCGAGTGCTACCTGGAGTAATACCATGCACCTGTTTGGTAGCACGCTTTACGGGAATATCCCGCTAACAGCAGGTGCTGTCGGTAGTGCAGTGTTGTCGCAACCCATCTCCGCAGGCGACATCAGATTCATGCTGGATGAAACGGGTAATGATGCACGCAACGACCTGTTTAAAGGCAGCGCCTACAACTATCTCGACCTGAAGTTTAAAGAAGTTGACCCTGAAATCGTCAACTTGACGCAGGTCGCGGATAGCCGGGCCACCCAATCCGGCGGGCAACTGGTTTATCAGGTCAGCCTGACGCAAGCCCCGACCGATAACGTTTACGTGCCGGTCATGCTGGGCAGTACAGCGACGGCAACGCTAACTACGTCCGAAGTACTGACCTTCACGCCGGATAACTGGAGTACCGCGCAAACGGTTGTGATTGCAGGTAAGGACGATCTCACTAATCTGGGTAGCAAAGATAATCAACTGCTGGTCTATCCCCTGCACAGTAATGACAGCTATTACAATGGCAATAATCCCGTTGATCATGATTTCACGGTTTACGCTGTTTTGACGGATGAAAATGCAGCGGCAGGTTCCAGTGGCGCGGCCAAATCCGGTCAGGCTTTCAGGGCAAGCGCTGGTTACAGTAATCCGAACAAGACTGCCAGCTTTGCTTTGGTGGGTGCGCCGGTTGGTATGAGTATCAACGAAAAAACCGGCGTCATTAGCTGGCAACCCGATATTTCCGAAGTGGGCAGCTACGATTTCAGTATCACCGCCAGGGAAAACGGTACGTTGGTATACAACAAACTGGTTAATCTGCCGGTGGAACAGCTTGCGGCCAATCCAACCGATGGCTTCTATGTGGTTCCGAATGGCACGCCAGCGGATGCCAATGCTGCTCAGGGGTCAATTGCCAACCCTTACACCAGCATCGAAACGGCATTGGCTGCTGCTGCGTTGAATCCTGTCAAGCGTAAGGTTTACGTCCGTGGTGGCCGTTACCCTGAAACTGCCGTGACGGTGGACAATGTGCGGGGTCAGGAAGGTAATGAAATCACCCTCACCCGGCTACCGGGTGAACGGGTCAAGTTCGAGTTCTCCGGCCTCAGCGCCTTCGCTATTGGTGGAGACGCCGATTACGTGGTATTTGACGGTTTCGAGGTGGACGGCAAGTCTATCAACGATCATTGGGATATGCTGGCAAACCACTGGTGGGATCCGTTAGGCGACCGCACCATCGGTGGTGGGCAGGCGTTCAATGTGGATGGCCAGCACATTACCATCAAAAACAATGTGATACACGATACGTACCAGAAAGGCGTCAACATCTACAAAGGCCGCTATGTCAACGTGCAAGGTAACGTGGTCTACAACATCGGCCATTCTTCCCTCAGCGGTGGCCACGGCATCATGCGCAAGTGGGAACGGAATTTCTCCGTCAACCCAACGGCGGATAACCCTGCTTCTGCTGTAATCGGGCCGGATGTGTATTCTGACACTTACCCCTACCGCTTCGACATCACTGGCAACCTGTTGCTGGCGGTTGAACAGCGCATTTACTCGCGGGTATTCAACAAGGGTTACGCCAACCTGACCATCGACGAAGGCAAGCCGATGGCGTTCGACGAAACCCAGGACACTGACCCCAAATCGCGGGTATCCAACAATCTGGTGCTATACGGCGGCATCGACCACATCCGCCTGAAACAGAACCCGAACATGGAGGTGTATAACAACAGCGTCCTGCCGGATCTGACCCGCACGGATATAGCGCTGGATGGCATCACCGACAAAACCAAGCTGAAGAACCTGAAGTTCTACGGCAATCTGGTTGCGTCCAATGACATGGCGATTGATGTGGGCGACAGCTTCGGTACGGTGGATGGCGACGAACTGCCGATTGCGCAGCGTCAGTATGCCAACTACATTGCGGGTGGCGGCACATTCAACGCCGGTCTTGGCGCGGGCATCACCGATAAGGGTGGTACGGATGCAAGCCCGCTGTTTGCCGATGTAGCGAACAACGACTTCCGCTCTGTGGTGGTTGACAGTGGCGGTGCGCCTACGGGGGTTGGTGAAACCTACCTGACCCACCTGATGACGTTGGCCAATGAGTACGGCATTGAACTGAAACCTGGTGGATGGGTACACGACCATCTGGCGAATGCCGACACCCTTGTTGCAAACATTCCTGCTGACGTATTTGACCGCTCGGCCTACTACATCGGGCCATCCTCTGTGGAAGAAGGACATCAGGCACTTTTCATCAAGTTTGTCGATACGGATGGCAAATGGCTCTACACCAAGCGCGAAGAGGAGGGTGTTGCCTGGGGCGCATTGGCCAATCCTGACCTGGCCAATGACAGCATCTACAATCTGGATGCCGTCGATATTCAGAAATGTGATGTCTGTACGGGGGCGTATGTGTTCCAGTTAGTGTTACCACATGAGTGGTTTGATGCGCACGGCAATGCCGGTAACACAGCGTTTTCCATTACCAACAGCGATGGAACGACCAGCCAGGTCATCTATCTGGATCCAACGAACGCGGATCACCAGATCATCATGGACTACTCGGCAGAGGGTAAAGTCAGATCTTATTAA
- a CDS encoding ABC-type transport auxiliary lipoprotein family protein yields MGSKRGSSGVKLFWHVLVGVALLAVLSACVTPAGYGYLAQEKVYRLAPQLGALQRRSLAHLFIPVAQVSPAIDSQRIVLFKPAYQQDFLANGRWPDRLSTYFTSTVIDALSRSNAFLTVSDRPTSNQGGYKLLLRLTGFHAEYLPKSQAKVAVVAQMEALLIREKNQRILGQYRYDIRKDNINAHPDSIVVALNQALADNLTSLANDMGKDLPVLF; encoded by the coding sequence GTGGGGAGCAAAAGAGGTAGTTCTGGTGTAAAACTGTTCTGGCATGTGCTGGTGGGCGTGGCTTTGCTGGCTGTGTTGAGTGCCTGTGTTACGCCTGCCGGTTACGGTTATCTGGCGCAGGAAAAAGTCTATCGTTTGGCACCACAGCTTGGCGCATTACAACGGCGCTCCCTTGCTCACCTGTTCATACCGGTGGCGCAGGTTTCACCGGCAATTGATTCCCAGCGCATCGTCTTGTTCAAGCCTGCCTATCAGCAGGATTTTCTGGCAAACGGGCGTTGGCCAGACCGTTTGTCCACCTACTTCACTTCGACCGTGATTGATGCCTTGTCGCGTAGTAATGCTTTCCTGACCGTTTCTGACCGGCCAACCAGCAACCAGGGCGGATACAAGCTGTTGTTGCGTTTAACTGGTTTTCATGCTGAATACCTTCCCAAGTCGCAGGCCAAAGTTGCTGTGGTAGCGCAGATGGAGGCCTTGTTGATAAGGGAAAAAAATCAGCGGATTCTTGGGCAATACCGTTATGATATTCGCAAAGATAATATTAATGCCCACCCGGATAGTATCGTTGTAGCCCTGAATCAGGCATTAGCGGACAACCTGACTTCGCTGGCTAATGATATGGGAAAAGATTTGCCCGTGCTGTTTTAA
- a CDS encoding ImpA family metalloprotease → MLRYSGFLEVPYGSSIASLAIDGDAATINHTQCNSTDNWWQLRLPDPTSVARIVVTGRSTWVSRIQDAGVYLTNAPYAGTLNESDRVYTLAGTAAAQEIALPTPKSASYLIIKAAGENCLHMREVEVYGDTPAAPYIAPHESTYLLRHDSAMGSVVAGITATDWQLDKLTYQIVGSVPFAIDAQGQISVNGSLTPGASHTFDVMVSDGSHASTTTLTVNVTALDAVEDALASGSIAKVTSTELLDASLRAITNNQDLLLDAKAILFNLNADGTAKADGSSLTAIDWEPTHDASLMLSTYGMNVPVLKTNAAASGYTVYEKEIGIIGEAASRYMVLGGNPMRNYRWDNTSLNAQMHQFLENSLFWLSGRTDLKMAPFNVVIAHMDDSYWFPDERAVREWLDAHYPGQVSYNAADTCDDAALSVCLDAGADLLIISQQLNTGSDPAAIAATVKAAMQQGIPVLYLHLDGGITELGKTLFPLLNVTYQWDNYWKKLKLSAFDTSKSLNAMPAEISGIQSMLQHFKARDYAFDWSACDDDNCGSVSGLDSEFQQGADAVRAMMNALDSSKTNLFADKGFRLQKLLALLGDSYRQSIHFPMDKLITDDTELMQAYFADHAVYNYRLINPVQPDMGNFSRSDFGHITPVSKTVDLESKVNFRSAGVYALPGQTVRVTRLDNSDLTVKVFVNTQRSGSTHQWADYGYSRPKYLQSAWMEVKSGETIAFTSPYGGPVQVAFSANDLPVQLRFENVGEHPYWRSSADDTSFTAKLAAGDYDWAELVTPGFEVHSTLNKMRESVTNWSDAANLAAKTMRHLHNFPHVLAGFQGPGIDVVPEIHDFAAAKGLTIETLDMVKHMNADQATCGYGCSGNPYDAYWAFDAIGHGDIHELGHGLENGRFRFAGWEGHSTTNPYSYYSKTQYYKDTGNDPVCQSLPFESVFNTLQASVGQADPMAYLQTNLWATSNWSHKVSMTIEMMMAAQHQGALQDGWHLLARLHILEREFNKAKSSEASWAAKRDSLGFAGYTLAEAQAISNNDWLVVSTSWATGLDYRDFIRMWGQDFSARADAQVHGFGYPVVPRRFFISSPAGYCKGEGFDGVNLPVDGGQVWP, encoded by the coding sequence GTGCTGCGCTACTCCGGCTTTTTAGAGGTTCCCTACGGTAGTTCCATCGCCTCGCTGGCGATCGATGGGGATGCTGCCACCATCAACCACACCCAATGCAACTCGACCGACAACTGGTGGCAGTTGCGTCTGCCTGACCCGACCAGTGTGGCCCGCATCGTGGTGACAGGCCGCAGTACCTGGGTTTCCCGTATCCAGGATGCCGGGGTATATCTCACAAACGCGCCTTACGCAGGTACGCTCAATGAAAGTGATCGCGTCTATACGCTGGCCGGAACAGCCGCCGCGCAGGAAATCGCGCTGCCCACCCCCAAATCCGCCAGCTACCTGATCATCAAGGCGGCAGGTGAAAACTGCCTGCACATGCGCGAGGTGGAAGTGTATGGCGATACTCCGGCTGCCCCCTACATTGCACCGCATGAATCGACCTACCTGCTGCGGCACGATAGCGCGATGGGTAGCGTGGTTGCCGGTATCACAGCGACTGATTGGCAACTGGACAAACTGACCTACCAGATTGTTGGCAGCGTCCCGTTCGCCATTGATGCGCAAGGGCAAATCAGCGTGAACGGTAGCCTGACGCCCGGCGCATCCCACACCTTCGATGTCATGGTCAGCGACGGCAGCCATGCCAGCACCACGACGCTGACCGTCAACGTTACCGCGCTGGATGCGGTGGAAGATGCGCTGGCCAGTGGTTCCATTGCCAAAGTCACCAGCACCGAGTTACTGGACGCGTCCTTGAGGGCCATCACCAATAATCAGGATTTGCTGCTGGACGCCAAAGCAATATTGTTCAACCTGAATGCGGATGGCACGGCCAAAGCAGATGGCTCCAGCCTCACCGCCATCGACTGGGAACCGACCCACGACGCCTCACTGATGCTTTCCACCTATGGCATGAATGTGCCGGTACTGAAAACCAACGCTGCTGCCAGCGGCTACACCGTGTATGAAAAGGAAATCGGCATCATCGGCGAAGCTGCTTCCCGCTACATGGTGTTGGGTGGCAACCCGATGCGTAATTACCGCTGGGACAACACCTCTCTCAACGCGCAGATGCACCAGTTTCTGGAAAACAGTCTGTTCTGGCTGAGTGGCCGCACCGACCTGAAAATGGCTCCGTTCAATGTGGTCATTGCGCACATGGATGACAGCTACTGGTTCCCGGATGAACGCGCCGTGCGTGAATGGCTGGATGCGCATTACCCCGGTCAGGTCAGCTACAACGCGGCGGATACCTGCGACGATGCTGCGCTGTCAGTTTGTCTGGATGCAGGGGCTGACCTGCTGATCATTTCCCAGCAACTGAATACCGGCAGCGACCCGGCGGCGATTGCCGCGACAGTCAAGGCGGCCATGCAGCAGGGGATTCCAGTGCTGTACTTACATCTGGATGGTGGAATTACGGAGCTGGGCAAGACGCTGTTCCCGCTGTTAAACGTGACTTATCAATGGGACAATTACTGGAAAAAGCTGAAGCTTTCCGCCTTCGACACCAGCAAATCGTTGAACGCCATGCCTGCTGAAATCAGCGGTATTCAGAGCATGTTGCAACATTTCAAGGCACGGGATTATGCGTTTGACTGGAGCGCCTGTGACGATGACAACTGTGGCTCCGTCAGTGGTCTGGACAGTGAATTCCAGCAGGGGGCAGATGCAGTGCGCGCCATGATGAATGCGCTGGATAGCAGCAAAACCAACCTGTTTGCTGACAAAGGTTTTCGCCTGCAAAAACTGCTGGCCCTGCTGGGCGACAGCTACCGGCAGAGTATTCACTTCCCGATGGACAAGCTGATTACCGATGATACCGAACTCATGCAAGCCTACTTTGCGGATCATGCTGTCTACAACTACCGCCTGATCAACCCGGTGCAGCCGGACATGGGCAATTTCAGCCGCAGCGATTTCGGTCACATCACGCCGGTCAGCAAGACGGTTGATCTGGAAAGCAAGGTCAATTTCCGCTCCGCCGGTGTATACGCCCTGCCTGGGCAGACAGTGCGCGTCACCCGTCTGGATAACAGCGACCTGACGGTGAAAGTGTTTGTTAATACACAGCGTTCCGGTTCTACCCACCAATGGGCGGATTACGGCTACAGCCGCCCCAAATACCTGCAAAGTGCGTGGATGGAAGTGAAAAGTGGCGAAACCATCGCGTTTACCTCACCTTACGGTGGGCCGGTGCAGGTGGCTTTCAGCGCCAATGACCTGCCGGTGCAACTGCGCTTTGAAAATGTGGGCGAGCATCCATACTGGCGCAGCAGTGCGGATGACACCAGCTTTACCGCGAAACTGGCGGCGGGCGATTACGACTGGGCGGAACTGGTGACACCGGGTTTCGAGGTGCATTCCACCCTGAACAAAATGCGCGAATCCGTTACCAACTGGAGCGATGCAGCCAATCTGGCGGCGAAAACCATGCGCCACCTGCACAACTTCCCGCACGTACTGGCTGGTTTCCAGGGGCCGGGGATTGATGTGGTGCCGGAAATCCACGATTTCGCCGCTGCCAAAGGGCTGACTATCGAGACGCTGGATATGGTCAAGCACATGAACGCCGATCAGGCGACCTGCGGGTATGGCTGTTCCGGCAACCCGTATGATGCTTACTGGGCGTTTGATGCCATCGGCCACGGCGACATCCATGAACTGGGGCACGGGCTGGAAAATGGCCGTTTCCGTTTTGCCGGTTGGGAGGGGCATTCCACCACCAACCCGTATTCTTACTACAGCAAAACGCAGTATTACAAGGATACAGGCAACGATCCGGTTTGCCAGAGCCTGCCGTTCGAGAGTGTGTTCAACACCTTGCAGGCGAGCGTGGGGCAGGCTGACCCGATGGCGTATCTGCAAACCAATCTGTGGGCAACGTCCAACTGGTCACATAAGGTCAGCATGACCATCGAAATGATGATGGCAGCGCAGCATCAGGGAGCGTTGCAGGATGGCTGGCATCTGCTGGCACGGCTGCACATCCTGGAACGCGAGTTCAACAAGGCCAAATCCAGCGAAGCCAGCTGGGCGGCGAAAAGGGATAGTCTGGGCTTCGCTGGTTATACGCTGGCCGAAGCGCAAGCCATCAGCAACAATGATTGGCTGGTGGTCAGTACTTCTTGGGCAACCGGGCTGGACTACCGTGATTTTATCCGCATGTGGGGACAGGATTTCAGTGCCAGGGCGGATGCGCAGGTGCACGGTTTCGGCTACCCGGTAGTGCCGCGCCGTTTCTTCATCAGCAGCCCGGCGGGTTACTGCAAAGGTGAGGGCTTTGATGGCGTGAACCTACCGGTAGATGGGGGGCAGGTCTGGCCATGA
- a CDS encoding IS5 family transposase, whose protein sequence is MSKKSAIKTSLFAAEEREQKLDRKGDLLSTLEKHVKFSDLAAEIDRIAPRPNRKQGGRPPYPTELMVRVLVLQHLYNLSDEALEYQLLDRLSFQRFCGLRHSSSIPDANTLWVFRERISAAGGADALFDAVQRQLQQHGFIARGGQIVDATLVEAPRQHFRKAEKEKLVQGETPPEWTDAQRRQKDTEASWTKKHGKSHHGYKLSISADRKYKLIRKRHVSTAKEHDTNHFEDVLDPANTSRDVWADKGYEDRAREQRLQQNGWRLHIQHKAKRGKPPSECQKRRNTRIAKPRARVEHVFGAMLAMGGKRIRSIGLARAEFGLSIKAAVYNLRRLCSLKESGVAPI, encoded by the coding sequence ATGAGTAAGAAAAGCGCCATCAAAACCAGTCTATTTGCCGCTGAAGAGCGGGAACAGAAACTCGACCGTAAGGGGGACCTGTTGTCCACGCTGGAAAAACACGTCAAATTTTCCGATCTGGCTGCTGAAATCGACCGGATTGCCCCGCGCCCCAACCGAAAACAGGGAGGCCGTCCGCCCTACCCGACCGAACTGATGGTGCGGGTGTTGGTACTGCAGCATCTGTATAACCTGTCGGACGAAGCGCTGGAATACCAACTGCTTGACCGGCTGTCCTTCCAGCGCTTCTGCGGTCTGCGGCATTCCAGCAGCATCCCGGATGCCAACACCCTGTGGGTCTTCCGTGAACGGATCAGCGCGGCAGGAGGTGCTGATGCCTTATTTGATGCCGTGCAGCGTCAGTTGCAGCAACACGGGTTCATTGCCCGTGGCGGGCAAATCGTTGACGCCACGCTGGTGGAGGCTCCCCGGCAACATTTCCGCAAAGCGGAGAAAGAAAAGCTGGTACAGGGTGAAACACCACCGGAGTGGACGGACGCGCAACGCCGCCAGAAAGACACCGAAGCCAGTTGGACAAAGAAGCATGGCAAAAGCCACCACGGTTACAAGCTCAGCATCAGTGCCGACCGGAAATATAAACTGATCCGCAAACGCCACGTCAGCACCGCCAAAGAACACGACACCAACCACTTTGAAGACGTACTTGATCCCGCTAACACCAGCCGTGACGTGTGGGCGGACAAGGGGTATGAGGACAGGGCGCGAGAACAACGCCTCCAGCAAAACGGTTGGCGGTTGCACATCCAGCACAAAGCCAAACGTGGCAAGCCGCCATCCGAATGCCAGAAACGCCGCAATACCCGTATCGCCAAACCACGTGCACGGGTCGAGCATGTGTTTGGGGCGATGTTGGCGATGGGCGGAAAACGGATCCGCAGCATTGGGTTGGCGCGAGCAGAATTTGGCCTAAGCATCAAGGCGGCTGTTTACAACCTGCGGCGGCTTTGTTCGCTCAAAGAAAGCGGAGTTGCGCCCATTTGA